In Desulfurobacteriaceae bacterium, the sequence AACATCAAATATTGGATAAATTGGAAAACAATTTAAGAATTCTCAGAGATAGATTATTAAACAGATTTGATCACTATAGACATCTTATTCATACCAAGATAAAAGAAGTAGAAGATTTCTTCGATAACAAAGCATATAAAGAAGAAAAAGAAAAGATGAAAAAAACAGAAGAGTTACTTCTAAAAGTAGAAGATCTACTAAAGAAGCTTTAGGGGGAACAGGAAATGAGGAAAAAATCTTGGTTTATAATCGTGCTTTTAGCTCTCATTATAATTATTCCCCTAATCAACGACGTGACTAGTAAATATTATGAAATAAAAGAATCTTCTCCCCTTTTAGGTGCAATATTCCTGGGATCTATTTTCATACTCCTTTTTCTCATATTACTGTCTGTCTATGGATATATAAGAGAAATTTTTCTTTTAGAAAATGCAGAAAAACTAAAGGATAAGCTTAAGGAAGCTATAGAAAAGAAAGATAGATTCCTTATTAGAAAAGCAATTTCTGAATTTTTCAATTTTTATGAGAATTTCTATTACAAAAAATATGGAACTTACTCTCTAAGATCTTTAAGAAAAGAATGGGAGTTAGAAAGAAAAAAACAAGAATTCGATGAAATGTTGAAATTGTTACATAAGCTAGAACAAAGAGTGTTACTGCCAAAAGATAAAGAAGCAGAAAGAATTATAAAAAATGTTGCTATCCAA encodes:
- a CDS encoding YcjF family protein — its product is MRKKSWFIIVLLALIIIIPLINDVTSKYYEIKESSPLLGAIFLGSIFILLFLILLSVYGYIREIFLLENAEKLKDKLKEAIEKKDRFLIRKAISEFFNFYENFYYKKYGTYSLRSLRKEWELERKKQEFDEMLKLLHKLEQRVLLPKDKEAERIIKNVAIQTAVSTAISPVALLDALIMFWRSWFLVKEIAKIYGFRPNFIGTLKLFRQSIQNMAISASVEVADDVLVEVVGIESIALERISKVLLQAFSNGILILRFGYSVIDTCRPIPLDKTKKRTMRKDLYLWFVKEFINSIKEKATEKAKELLPEPIRKLIEKF